In Drosophila subpulchrella strain 33 F10 #4 breed RU33 chromosome X, RU_Dsub_v1.1 Primary Assembly, whole genome shotgun sequence, the DNA window attaaataatattaaagagATCGATAcagattaaaatatttacccTTTATAAggtcaaaaaaataaatactttaacGTATAATTTACTATTTACAAATTTCACGTGAAAATAAggtaaatattattaaaatagttttataagtaagaatattttataaacattttcaaaacaaatataatcCTGGGGATCAACGACCATTTGGTTTTGGACATCTGCAAATCGGTTATGTTCTTCAGTCTCCAAGCCGCTAATCCGACGGTATGTAAATGCATTTCCATTAAGGCAATTGAGGAAGGTCCATTCGTGCCCTGTCCATTAAGATCAATTAGAAAACCAATAAGGCATCGGCAGCCGCTCTCCGAGATTTCGCATAAAAAGCCGGCACCGAATGATGCCACAATTGCACATCGAATCGATCCATGATGTCGGACGCACCGGAGGAGCTGCCACTCTACCTGACGCCGCAGTTCTTTAGGCGCACCCTGGAGCACGGACTGCAGCGGCTGGATCTGCAGGTCATGGGGGTGCAGCTAACCAATCTGACCCGCGGCGGGGAGAACTACTGCAGCAACATCTACCGGGCGCAGGTCAGGTATCGCAATGCCGAGAACTGTGTCCTGGAGACGTCCCTGATCGTCAAGTCCATGCCGGACGAGAAGCAGGCCATCCTGGCCCGTCTGCACATCTACAACAAGGAGACCATCTTCTACTTGAACATCAAACCGAAGCTGGAGGCGCTCATGTGGCGGGCGGAGGAGGCCACCCATCCCTGGTCACTGGCTGCCAAGTGGGTGACACTGGGCTCTCTTCCTTCTAAAGGCTATGAGTAACTTACTCCCCTTTCCCAGGCACTACTACTCCACCACCCAACCGGAGCAGACCATCATCTTCGAGGACCTGTGCTCCAAGGGCTACCAGCTAAAGTGCCGTCAGCTGGGCTTGGACTTCGAGCACTCTTCGCTGGTGATGAGGAAGCTGGCCGAGTACCATGCCCTCACCATGGTGATGGCCGAGCAGGAGCCGGAGACGATAGTGGAACGCTATCCCTTCGGCCTGCTGCACATGGACGCCATCAAGTCGGAGCCCTTCAAGCTGCTCTTCGGCACCCAGCTCCTCAAGCTGGCCGCCCTGGTGGGCGACTGCGAGGGATTCGGTGGGATCACCACGAAGCTCTACCGCTACCACGAGCACTTCATCGATAGGGTCTTGAAGGCGGTGTATCCCCTGCGTGGAGGCCACAATGTCCTCAATCACGGCGACCTTTGGGTGAACAATATATTCTTCAAGTACGACGCGGACTACAAGGTGCAGCATGTGAAAATCGTAAGTGTTCCCATCTTGAGAGccttttatatattattataactCCCTGTACTCCCTATACGTAACCCCCGAAATACAGATTGACTTTCAGCTGTGCTTCTACGGCAGCCTGGGCTTCGACATAAACTACTTCCTGAACACCAGTCTGGAGCTGGAGGTGCTACGTGACCATCGGCAGGAGCTAATCGACATATACCACAAGGTGCTGGTGGACACCCTGAAGCACCTGCCCTGGTCGAAGCCACTGCCCAGCCATGGGGACATCATGGATGAGATCAGGAAACGCGAGGCCTACGGTTTCTTTGTGGCCTTTGGCTTCTTTCCCCTGATGAGCATGATAGGAGTGGATTCCGAGGACAACTCGCTGAAGAACTTCCACGACGAGACCTTCGCCAGGCAGAAGGTCCAGCTCATGTTCGAGGGAAACACCCGCACCCTGGAGAGCTTGAAGTGCACCCTGAAGCGCCTGGATGAGCTGAAACTGTTTGACTAGACAGTGATAGATCGtaatcctttttttttatatatttgcaAAGAACGCCTGGCTTAATATACCCTTGCGgttcaaataaaaatagtttaccatttttttttcaacaaaAGATTGTCCTATGTTCGATACCAAACCTGAAATCCTATTACTGAAGCTGTGTAAAGCGAGTATATCTGTTGATATGTATTTTTGGCAAACGGTTGGGACTGTACTTTACATTTGCCAAGCCCGTTGCTTACCAAAACCATTCGATTGTGAAATGCAAAAGTAATGTCCAACCATATTAACATGTCgtaaaatgcaattaaatgTTCTCACTTacctaaaaaaagaaaaacattcCAATTACCAGATGCGAGGCTATTTTTGTCCAACCGCATTAGTGTCAATTACGCTCAGAGTGCATTTCATATTTTTCGTTAAATCGAATTAAATGCTAATCATTCATTTCTCTTGACCTTTTAGCATATGCGTAGGTATTTGTCCCCCATCCTCCAGGATTTCTCGGAAGTGCACCCACTTATGGCGCTGTAAAAATGGGGGAGTTGGTTTGTGGACCGACTGGACGCAGTCATTGGTAATAATTTATTGTGAAATAATTGTAATGAACTATAATTGAATCACATCGCAGCGCGGATTTATGATTTCATTATGGCGAGATAGCGCGCAGTATTTGACATATCGCAAAGTACGTTAATGCAGTGGAATTTGAAACTGGTTATTGCAATATTTCTGGGGTATATTGAACATGGAGTAGAAGTTGTTGATCCTAATTAAGTATGTGAGTATATATTTcgatcaaataaataaattctctAGGAATTTTGTTACTATTAGTTCTTGTATGCATTTGATTTGGAACTGGAGTATAAGTTGTTGGTCCTAATTAAGTATGTGAGTATATATTTCGATCAATTTAAGGCGAACCACAGAATTCTTTGGTTCTCTAGGAATTTTGGTACTATTAGTTCTTGTATGTATTTCATTTGTATGATATTGAAGAGGTATTCTATTTTATTGCCTCTATACATACATGAGAATAGTTCTCTCAGAATGAACATTTTGCGGGGAATGAAACCTTGCGATGACCCACATAAGTAGGCAACACATTTTGCAAACCGGGTATTTCACTGTCGACTTTACTTCGTTATCGCTGGATTTACTTCCCACGCGGACTGTGGTTTGCGTAATTAGAATCGGATTCAGTCTGACGGATGCTGATGTCAACTTGTATGAATGCAACGATGTGAGATTAATAGCATTGTCACACGCGCTGCAGCGAAAATGATTACAAATTGCAAAGAATACAGTAATATGCTAATTATACAGTTCACCTGTACTGCAAAAGGCAGCTAACATCCTAAGCTAACAACCCCCATCACTTTCCGGGAAAACAATTTGTTggccaattttcgcattttttataaggggttacatcaggattttttgaaaaaaattgacaaaattaaaaatttccaggtttaaatgccaatggatagggaatttaattacgagctgaacgaggtatgacattccttaTTCTGACCTTTTTTTGCATTATGACAGTCAAAAAACTGAGAAATTAGGGCAGAAAATGGGGATTCCGATTTTAGCCGAaaattctctttttttttcagtttttcaaTCATAGTtcagccaaatcaaggcgtacagctaaaagaaCGAATGTTTTGAGCAGCAAACATCCTCAGCTAACAATCCCCTTCACTTTTcgggaaattaattttttgacccattttcccattttttataagggatTTTTTGCGGAAAATggacaaaattaaaattttttaggtTTCAATGCTAGTGGATAGAgaatttaattacgagctcaacgaggtatgacattcctcattCTTACCTTTTTCTGCATTATGACAGTCAAAAAACTGAGAAATTATGGCAGAAAATAGGGACTCCGATTTTAGTCGAAAATTCtcaattttttttcggtttttcaaTCATAGTtcagccaaatcaaggcgtacagctaaaagacctactgttttgagcagctaacaTCCTCAGCTAAAAATCCCCTTCACTTTTcgggaaattaattttttgacccattttcccattttttataaggggttacatcaggattttttgcgaaaaatgggcaaaattaaaaatttttaagtttaaatgCTAGTGGATAGGGAATTcaattacgagctcaacgaggtatgacattcctcattCTGACCTTTTTTTGCATTACGACATCCATAAAACTGAGAAATTAGGGCAGAAAATAGGGATTccgattttagtcaaaaattcTCCTTTTTTTTGCGGTTTTTCAATCATAGTTCAGttaaatcaaggcgtacagctaaagGACCGACTGTTTGGAGCAGCTAACATCCTCAGCTAACAATCCCCATCACTTTCcgggaatttaattttttgacctatttcgcattttttataagggatcaggattttttgaaaaaagtggacaaaattaaaaaactccAGCTTTAAATGCCAATGGATAGGGAATTTAATTTCGAGCTCAACGAAgtatgacattcctcattCTGACCTTTCTTTGCATTATGGCAGCCAAAATACTGCGATTTTAGGGCAGAAAATATGGATTCCGATTTCAGTCAAAAATgatcttttttttaaaccaaaatACTGCGATTTTAGGGCAGAAAATAaggattatttaaaaaaattggtcaaaactgAAAATTTGCAGGTTTGAATGACAATGTATAGGGAATTTTCTCACGAGCTGAACTCAATCCTCTAGAGGTTTATCCCTTCCCATAGGTATCTACCAATTTTATGAGGTATCCCTTCCGTGTGGATGTTTGTGTGGGAATAATTatgaataaaaatatagaGAGATAGAAATAATGTGCGAGACTCTGtctgtttgtttcttttttttttgtaatttaatttaatttacattaaaaaatataatttgtaaataatgaaatataatCAATAATTCATCAAGGTGTTCAGATGTTTGGCTGTTGTTTTGAATCGTTGATCTGAATTATTTGTAGCAGTTgtttttgagtttgagtttgagtcTGAGTTTGATTTTGAGATGTTttagttgttgctgttgttgtttattGACTTCATTTCTGATCAAATCCATTGTGGACACATATATATGGCGAGATATATACATGCATATATATTTgtggatatatatattaatagatttatataaattgtaTTGCTTCAGATAATTGTTGTaaataatttcaattattGTTTAGGGCGGGAGTCACGGGTCAGTGGACACTAGTGGACGTGTGGACACTTAAGCTTCGGCCTCAACCTCCTCCTTCACCTTGGCATCTCCGGGCTTGCCCTTGGACCAGTCGGGTTTCTTCTGCTCATCCGTAATCGGAATATCATGACGGAATAAAGGAGAGAATAAGACGGCATTAGTAAGATCATAGACACATCGAATGGCCACATACAACATCTGGATGCTCAGTGCCGACACTAAAAACTACATGGTGATCTACATTTACAAGTGACGTGTGCTTcgaaaaaaatcgatttagtGCGATGGTcaatttgatattttcgatAGCAATAAATTGATAGTTTCGatagaattttttttatatcatcATAGCGAAAAGAGAtcaataaattttatattataaatatcaaACTTCCATCCTCTATGGATCTTTTGGTATTTTGTGTGTGATTTAAAGAGAGAAAATGTGTGACTACAACTACTGACTAAAGACAGCTACGATCGTAGAATGTCAAGGACAGAACAGATCAGTGTGCGACAAAAGATACAGATATAGAGAGAAAGATATAGAGCGGGTGCACTCAGGTGCTCAAGGCAAACAGAAGGATCTAGGTCACACGCACACACTCAGGTTCTTACACTTTTTGGCTTTAGTTAGCACAGCGgcatctttaatttttttctaaatgtCACAGAAGAGATAGAGATTTAAAGATCGGTGTATTGTTTCGATCATCGTTCCCCCCGCATAGTAATTCCCCTTAAAGTGGGGCACCCACTTAcctccttctcctcctcctccagcgTGAACTCCTTCTTCTTCACCACCTTGAGCTGGTTGCGGAAGTTGAACTCAGCGGCCTTCTTCTGCAGCTTGGCGAATTTGTTTTCGTATTTGGACACCTTCTTCAGGGCTGGCTTGACGCTATAGGGAAGAAAGTTAAACAATCGATTAATAATCGCTTTCCAATCGATTATTTCGATTGATACTTACAACTTGCCGCGAAGATCGTTAACTTGGGCATTGAGATCGTTGATCTGCGGGTGTACCACATCAGATTTTAGGAGAGTTGGGAAGAGAGAGGTTACGCGATTAGTACGAGTTCATCGACTATTGTCAATTGGGCTATCGACACATAAAGCTACAGCTACGGGCGGGCAACTATCAAAATCAAAATGCTGCAAGAAGAAGTTCTTTCTTTTCGATGGGCAGGTGCTTTTCTCATGGCATGCAAAGGAAACAGGAAACGTGGGTTGCAGACATATAGAGCATACTCTACCATTGGCACTACTACTAAGACGTAATGCTAAGTACTAGGTGCTAATACTAGGGCGTGCTGGCGTGCGTGGGTGAGTGAGTGCGAGAGCGAGTAAGCGAGCGAGCGGGCGAGCCATACGAGCCAAGTTCTCTGCGGTCTAAACTGCCTAGTGGGAGCGAGACGAGGATATGGTTGTTGCGGTTCGGTTCGataggttggtggtggtggttcacTAGATTGgcgcttttcttttttgtattCAGCTCGCGCCTCTTGTTGATTGAACAGCATAACATCCAAATGTCGATTGCTTTTGCTTTAATGCTTTATTTGTAGTTTTATAGAGAGTATTGTtcgtttatacatatatacactaGACAGAGACAGATAGTCAGTCAGAGTGATCAAGTGAGAGAGAGATAGATTGATTGATAGTCTGAGCCGGAGTGAGTGAGACGGAACGAGCGACGTTGGCCTAACTGCAACTACAATGGAAATGGAACTGAAACTGGAACTGAGATTAAGGATTGAGATTGAAACTGATCTGAAACCCAATTGGGCGACTGGGCTGAGGTACTGCTTAACGGTATTCATATATATCGTTATCGTTATCTTTATCGGAACGCTAATTACAGCCTCCTCTGCTCCcttcgttttgttttttttgttttgtgttgcTTTTCCTGCTTTGCTTTGCTTTCATGTTTCTCTTTCTTTCGATTTGTTTGTTCGGCTGCGCACGCAGTTTCATTTGACATATTTTAGCGGGTTCGTGTAACGGTAAACGGTAATCGGTATCGGTATCGGTATATCACGATTAGTGTACTAGCATTAAGTGATTCAATCGAGAAGTAATCGACGCTTGGCTTTTATGCTTTTCAACTTGGAACTCAGctttgcttttcttttttgcGGCTTTTCGCGGACAGGAGATAGAAACACAGAAAAAGAGTGACAGAAAGACAGAGATAGAAAGACAGAGATAGAAagagatagagagagagagagagacagagTGTGAGCGGCAATGGTAAAAATTTACACAAACATTATTTACAATGAAGTGCGGTGGCTTGGTGGGCGGTGGACAATAGAGGGCGTTGCTGATCGGGATAGGTTCTTGGCTGCTGCTTATCGGTcgtttcggtgtttttttttctgttttttttcatGTGCTGCTGCATGCAAAATGTTGCGTGCTTGCGTGCGTTGCGTTGCGTGTCGTGTGAGCGTGACTGTacttttccttatttttttttttttttttacttgtgATCGTGTGCTTTTGTGCTAGTGTGTGCTTGTATACTTTTGTGCtggtaaaattttaaaattgcaaTTGTGTTTGTGGACCGGACGCACAGACTGTGGTGCAGTTGAGTATTGGCGGTAACGCGTCGACAGCGgtacaaacaaattttttggTTACAGTTAAgaaaaaaagagaaataacacacacacaaaacaaaGTTCACAAATGGTGCAACAAACTAGTTATCTTGCTGTTGTTGTAATTGTTGTGCAATTTACTAATACTACATTGCTGTTGCTTGTTTCTTGTAgttgtttgatttgatttgatcgggttttatttgttgttcttgttgttcgGGGGTGTTGTGTGACTGATGAGCATACTTGGATTGCCAGttaatttgatatttttgCAAAAGGAAGTGAGGAGGTGCCATGTGACATGTTTGTACGTGTTCTTTGTAGCGGACTTAACCTCACTATGCGTTCGGACATAACCTCACTGGGCACGAAATCTGGTCACCATTATGAGTTGAATCGATTTCTCGATAGATTCGATAACGATTGACTGGTCTGGTTGGCAATCCTCGCGTCCTCACCTCAGCGGATACGTATTTCCGTCTTGAGTTTCAGAGTTAAACGTAAGTAACAACGATATTAGGAACTCGAaatcgaaattgaaatcaaaCAGGGAGTAGTACGAATAAATAGTCACGATTATGTGCCCCCATCCACGCCCACATATATGCTTCTGTATATATATACGGGCATGGGGGACCAGAATGGTTGTTGTTTTGTGAAACAGTCAAGTAAAACAGATACAAACTAAGAGACATATTTTGAGATGCGCATTCAACAAGTAAGAAAGAAACAACGGAACTGAACGGAACGGAAACGAACATGATACTAGAACTCAAATGAATACTTTAGAGAATCAATTCAGATTTTAGTTTTGATACAATTTTGTTGCATTCTGTCTGGGGTGAGTTGgttttattactattatttttttttgtttggttgGTTGTTCTTTTGTATTCAGAGTTTTGACATTTATTGATTGATTGAGAAcgatttgaaattttaaattgaaattgttgCAGTACCTCCCAGTCTTTTTTCCTGACTTCGTATTCCAGATCCCATTTCTGGCCTTCACAAATATACATACGCTCGTAATACTCTTCGCAAATCTCTTGCAATTCGcctgcaaaaatatttttatttttcgagaTTTGTTTTTGGTTTGGCTTAAACTTTTAATCGACGTTCGACGTTTGGTAAAGTTCTAAATCTAGGTATGACTAAAAGTAGTTATGATTGGATTTACTGTTTATAGAGTTTTCTTTTGATTTATCGCAATAATGGTTATCGATATCATATCGTTTGTTGTTTCGCAGCTTCATTAGATGTTATGTGTTCGATGAGTTTTCATTATTCAATTCGATTTGGCTTGGTTTCTTTTTACTGTTTCTGTTTCGGAATGGAACGGAACGGAGTGGAACGGAACAAATCGGATCGGAACGAAACGGAAGCGATCGTTACGGTTTACGTTATTGGCTTATTGGGTTCGCGAATCCATGGGCTTCTCGTTTAGCTGAGACTGATTATTCGGGTTTGACAATTAATGAAAGTAGTTCCTTATTATTGATTCTCCTACAAGCTTCCACTCCGGCGGACCGAAGACCTGGCTTGGGGGTTACGGCGGGGGCAGACAGTTCCCGGGTCCGGACGGATAGACTATATACACGGGCGGTCCGAGAACTATCTCCCCCCCAATCCGGACTGTTTGAAGCACGCGCCGATGCGAGAAGATCTCtctgattttgtttttgttctgtaGTTTAGCGCAGTTAAAACAATATCAAAATTAGGTAAACGAACAGAAGTATCGCagtaaaaaactaaaaatatgaTTAGGAAATATTTAGAAATGAAATCAAGTAATTAAATCAAGGGCATAATTGTAAAGTAGAGTTATGATTAATAAttgatttatatatatgtaaatatcttatatttttttggcttGATAAGAAAGTAAGAAAAAAACATTCGAttttggtttctttttttttgtattcgttttttttttttttgggtgcatGGCAAAACTTTG includes these proteins:
- the LOC119556647 gene encoding uncharacterized protein LOC119556647, with translation MMSDAPEELPLYLTPQFFRRTLEHGLQRLDLQVMGVQLTNLTRGGENYCSNIYRAQVRYRNAENCVLETSLIVKSMPDEKQAILARLHIYNKETIFYLNIKPKLEALMWRAEEATHPWSLAAKHYYSTTQPEQTIIFEDLCSKGYQLKCRQLGLDFEHSSLVMRKLAEYHALTMVMAEQEPETIVERYPFGLLHMDAIKSEPFKLLFGTQLLKLAALVGDCEGFGGITTKLYRYHEHFIDRVLKAVYPLRGGHNVLNHGDLWVNNIFFKYDADYKVQHVKIIDFQLCFYGSLGFDINYFLNTSLELEVLRDHRQELIDIYHKVLVDTLKHLPWSKPLPSHGDIMDEIRKREAYGFFVAFGFFPLMSMIGVDSEDNSLKNFHDETFARQKVQLMFEGNTRTLESLKCTLKRLDELKLFD
- the LOC119558258 gene encoding troponin I isoform X6; the encoded protein is MADDEAKKAKQAEIERKRAEVRKRMEEASKAKKAKKGFMTPERKKKLRLLLRKKAAEELKKEQERKAAERRRIIEERCGSPRNLSDASEGELQEICEEYYERMYICEGQKWDLEYEVRKKDWEINDLNAQVNDLRGKFVKPALKKVSKYENKFAKLQKKAAEFNFRNQLKVVKKKEFTLEEEEKEKKPDWSKGKPGDAKVKEEVEAEA